The Sciurus carolinensis chromosome 5, mSciCar1.2, whole genome shotgun sequence genome segment aaatatcacTTCATTGAAACCATTATTACTCCTGGGAAGGAATATCTGCATCAATTACATTAATACCTACCCACTCCTGATTAAGTCATAGGTTGGGGAAGCAAAGTCAGACGTGGGAGATGCTCTACAGGTATCCAGAAACACCACTAAGTTTGGGTCTGAGGTGTGCAGACTGACTTGAACAAAAAGGGTTTGGTTCAGATCCACATAATACGGTGACTCAAGAATGGGGTTTTCAAATAAATTGGACTCAAAAAGAGCCATGCTTGTGTTGTATTTGCCCAGGGCAATTTGATTTTGTATGACGTCGTCTTCTGTTATGTACATAATCTCCACAGTGGAATTATGTTCCATTTCACACTTCACCACAATCTGGAGGTGTTTCTGGCGGGTGATCACTGCCGAAGTCGGAGAGGCAGTGAAAGTGATTATATTGGTGTAAGTAATTGAATGGTCTTCTACCTGCAGAACAAGAtggaattcaaattttatattttaagtccaGTAATAATTTAGAGCATAGATGTGAATGACACTATGGCAGGTAGAAACATAATGTTCTTCAATCATGAGATAACAGCTTTCATGTCGAATACTATAGCccttaaatgtaaattttattgaagAAATGTCCTGGGAAATGAATGACAGTGTGGAATGAGGGCCATAGCTTATATGAGAAAGGCTTGAAGATGGAATTGGACAGAGCTGTTCTCAGCtacattaaaatctattttgaatgCAAATTTGCAGCCCTGTGAGACTTCAACCCCTACAACATAATGTCCTTAACTTAATGCATAAAGAGCACTAAGATAGTGTGGTTACCTGGGCAGTTTTCCAAATGTACACAGACAGAAGCTTTGAATAGGGGGTCCCTAGGTTGCCTTCTTCAGTTGAATAAAGGCTGTGTGTTCAGTtttggtaaaaaagaaaaaaaaaaaatatatatatatatataaagaaaaataaatatatacataaatacatataaagaaaaataaatatatgtatataacacacacaatataaatatatgtgtatatatacacacacatatatacacatgtgcatgcatgcatgtgtgtgtatatataacatatataaatgtatgtatatatattatacatataaatgtgtgtgtttatgtatacatttatataacatCCTGAGAGAAAAGTTCTTAGTATGTACTTAAAAGGCCTCCTGGTTGAAAATGTCTGAGATCTTAAACATGTGAAACAAATCACAGATGTAcagtaaatttctttttttaaggatgtATCTACCATCTGTCTTtacaagggaaagagaaagacctTGAAAATCCAAcccaatttttattaaatataagctGTAAGCATTTTATGCCCAGATGTTCCCAATGAGTACTGGGAATGAGTAGACATTCAAACTCTCCCTAGTGAGTCTTCAGTTCTTTACCTTCTGGGAAAGACAGCCACCCTGCAATACCCTGAGGAAGAAGGCAGCCACCTGGCATCCATGTGTGAATGGGTGTGTGCCTCGTGTGTCCACACATGCTTGTCATGGTAGTGCGGTGACAAAGGCTAGTGAGCACCACACACACCACCAGCAGCGGCCTTTGGTATTTGACAGAACCCAGGCATCCGCGTTTCACTTTACCCTTTTGACTGTACCACATTCATCCAGAGGGATCGCAAATTCCACGACGTTTGATACTTTTGGTCTGCAAGTTGGGTCATTTAGTTGCAAATTATTCTCATCATAGCCAAATGACGCCAGGTAGGATTTGTTTATGATAACTCTCATCTTGTCGGAGGCACAAGTTAAAGATGCTGTCAGGAAGAAAAGCAGGGGGTAAAAAGGAAGATCACATTTGGGCCAATTAGGAATTCTATGTCTTAAGACTTTCGAGTGCAGGTGAATCTGTAAGAAGCCCAAACCCAAGTTGACCTAAAGGATACTTAGAAGCCGGAGATACTGGGGCCATTATACATACACTTTTTACAATGTTCACTCTCACCTAGTTTGGAGCTAGAATCCATAAatctaatatttttagttgtctttGAAGAAGGCATTGGGGGAACCTGTGTTTCTAAGGAAGCCTGTCTCCGGTTAATAAAGTCATACACTTCCCCTTGGATTAAGTAATGCACGGAACTGTCTCAGGTGATGCCTCTTCCCCCACTGTAGGTATGACAGCCCCAAGTGGGAGTAGCCACAGAATTTAGAAGAAGTTTCTATGTATGCAAAATATCCAAGAAACATAAAACACGACTTACTCGTGTTGACACTTTCTGTATAAATTGAAGCATAGGAAGCAGAAAAGCCCCGGTAGGAGTTGGCGTAATCCGTAGATAGCACAACCGTCAGGGAGTCTGAGGAAGACTCGAAAGTGGGTGCCCCGCGGCCGCAGACTTTTCCAATCAGGCCAGAGTTGGTGGAGGAGCCATCGTAGACCGCGATAAAATCAAACCTGCAGTGCGCATCGACTTCCAGGCTACGAACAAGGCCTCCCGTGAGAAAGCCATTCCAACAactcatttctattttctctcatcCCATTCTTAATTGATGACAGATTTTTCCTTCTAGTGGCACCATAGGTTTATGATGACAAGCCTGGGATCATGTCAGTCCCTGATAGGACCTCAGAATCCCCAGAAAAATAGTTCACTTAGTTCAACACAAGGGTATTGCTaagtcttttcctttctatgtcaATTCTTTGAAAAGTGCCCACATGGCGTGGGGGGTGCATGTGATTATTTCCCTTCCCCAGGTTCCCCAGTAACCAGGTGGGTTCACTGCATTTGCTCCAGGGGGAGGCGACAGAAGTACTTACAAAATCTCCTTGAAGTTTAGTTTTATCCTGTAACCTTGGTCTACTTGTATGTGCCACACACAATAAGCCAGCtcggggtgtggctttgggtaatTGGGGCTGGTAAAGGATCCTTCCAGAGCGCCCAGGTAACCACCACAGCCAGGAATAGCTGAAAGGAATAGGAAGGTTACCAAAAACGCAAATCAAATTTCTGTGCTGGGTGTGAAGTGTAGCACACCTGCCTGAGTGTCCTTCCATTTCTGTCTTCCCCATGGGATGCATATTGAGGTTTTCATTATTCTTTACCACTGGACTCTCTGCCCCAGGGTACAGTGGAGGGAGGGAATCTTTATACTGTTGCCAAATGAATCATACTAAAATTATCTATTTGTCCCACCTGGAAAGACCCTCCATTACCTGGCCCGAGCCATAGAAAATAAACTCACACACCCGGGGCCAGGATGGGAGGTTCTGCGTCACTTGGCTCCAGTCCAGCTGTCCAGTCTCACTGACCACTAGCACATGACTAGCTTGTTCCAGCCTGTCCTGTCTTCCCAGCTCTGCTCAGAGCTGGTGGCTCAGCAGCAGCCTTCTCTGTCCCTTCCGCTCAGACATGCCTCCTCCCTACGTACCTACTAAGTACATGGGTGAGAACAGGGATGAACAAAACACAGAGAAGCGACACTGACGACTGCTTTGGGGGAGATGTAAAATGGCTTAGATTGTCCGAATCAGGGTGGGACCGGATATCAGGTTTGAAAAGGTGACCTGGGCCCAGCTGGGGAAAGAGTCTGACTGCTCCACTCCAGAGATTTGATGACACTGGGAAATCAGTGGTTTAAGCAGAAGAGTGTCAAGTTCAGTTCTGGGCTTTGCAAAGAAAACCAGGGTGGTAACTTCCCCCATGATCCCACTTGCTCAAGTGCACGGCATTCTACTCTGGGTAAAAATGGAATTAAGGTGCTATGCCCATAGAACCACCTAACATCTGACTGTCTAAAACTTAGACCAACTTTTCTCAACACCTGCTTCCCAGTCTTTGTTGGCAGATACCTGGGGGACTTGATAAACATTGAAGGTTCAACAGCCCCAACCCATATCTAACAAATCAGACGGACTGGCAGACAGTCTCGGGGTCATGTTTAAACAGGCTGATCATGGAGCCTCTGCTTTGGGCTTTAACACAGTGCAGCTCAGGCTGGAACCATGTGGTCAGCCACAGCCCTCTGCCTCACATGGGAACTGGTTAGAAGGAAGAGTTCACGGGCTCCCCTAGAACCAAGGATCAAGAATCTCAGAGGTGGAGCCCAAGGCTGTGGTTTAACAAGCTCTCCACTTAATGCCCCACACACTTGAGAGAGGACTGCTGCTCTCCCAAGTAGAGCGATCTACAGGGAACAGACCCAGACTCAGCATTACAACAACTCAGGTGGACACAGGGGAAACCTGTTTGTGGGAGGGGTGGAGAAAGGATGCATAAATGTCAACTTACAGGTGTCATAAGAAAAGAAGTAGTAGAAGATGAAGACATTTCTTTGGATTCTTGCGGAGTCCGTGAGTATTTGAAATGTCAGGGTATTGGATGATGATTCAAAGACAGGAACATAGTCGTTTTCACTACAGATTTTCCCTAGCAGAGGCCCATTGGTAGAGGGTCCATCAAAGACTTGAATGTTTTCACTTTCACACCTTCCATCTGGATCCAGCCTATGGACAGAACATACTTGTGGCTGGCGAAGAGTCACTTCAAAGGGGGTTTCACAGAGCAGACAGATTGCTCAGATCGGCATGATGATTTATAAAGCAGGGGCACATCTGCTTTCATTCAAACCTCTGCAAGACCAATCACCATCCCCACTAGCTTCAAAATCAAACCACACCCCATCAGCCTGGATGGGCTCAGAAGGTGAACTGATTTACCTACACGTTATATCAACTAACTGTAGATATGGGCCTGGAAGCTGGGACTTTGCTCTCTCTCCCATCTCCATCACTCCTGTCTCCCATGCCCAAGTGACTCTTTTGGTGTAGAACCTTCTTAATTAGAACTGATCCCCATGAACACTTGATATATAAAGTCGTTGAGAATCGCATCTTCCTCCACAGCCAGCTCTCAAGGTAAAGGGAACCTCAGCATCTCCCAactgccccttcctcccttcacATCACCACTTCCTCCTTCGTCCAGAGTCCCATGTTCTGCATTGGACACAGCAGCCCAGATTTCAGTTTCCATCCATTCTGAAGGGTCTCCTCAAATGCCCACAAAGGGCATGTGTCCAACATGGTTTAGACCAAACAC includes the following:
- the Cuzd1 gene encoding CUB and zona pellucida-like domain-containing protein 1, which translates into the protein MEVPGRLILSALLIASCLAELNSTEAEGRSSCTASLGGANMADTHKALILKLNADENCTWTIYRPENKSIRSIFSHVQLDPDGRCESENIQVFDGPSTNGPLLGKICSENDYVPVFESSSNTLTFQILTDSARIQRNVFIFYYFFSYDTSIPGCGGYLGALEGSFTSPNYPKPHPELAYCVWHIQVDQGYRIKLNFKEIFLEVDAHCRFDFIAVYDGSSTNSGLIGKVCGRGAPTFESSSDSLTVVLSTDYANSYRGFSASYASIYTESVNTTSLTCASDKMRVIINKSYLASFGYDENNLQLNDPTCRPKVSNVVEFAIPLDECGTVKRVEDHSITYTNIITFTASPTSAVITRQKHLQIVVKCEMEHNSTVEIMYITEDDVIQNQIALGKYNTSMALFESNLFENPILESPYYVDLNQTLFVQVSLHTSDPNLVVFLDTCRASPTSDFASPTYDLIRSGCSRDETCEVYPLSGHHGRFQFNAFKFLRSLSSVYLQCKVLICDSDDPQSRCSQGCVSRRKRDISSYKWKADSILGPIRLKRDRSASGNSELLHRTHADETQSQPFDGLHLFSFGVLALNAVIVATIAVKRFVNQRTNYKYQRL